A portion of the Punica granatum isolate Tunisia-2019 chromosome 7, ASM765513v2, whole genome shotgun sequence genome contains these proteins:
- the LOC116214700 gene encoding LOW QUALITY PROTEIN: probable methyltransferase PMT19 (The sequence of the model RefSeq protein was modified relative to this genomic sequence to represent the inferred CDS: deleted 2 bases in 1 codon): MAFLQNPLHQKGRSLIPLFSLAILCSLFFFLGSYPHRQTPSSSTPSLPCQNLPLNFTRRNNDFFPPPLDFSSHHSLPLPETPKKGHTLDFCPKNFTNHCPCHDPHRAKQFSIDKFFYRERHCPESQDEKLRCLIPVPVGYRTPFAWPKSRDYAWFRNVPFPKLTVYKKTQNWVRLEGKDRLFFPGGGTSFPLGAKGYVDLIKRVVPFKSGTVRTVLDVGCGVASFGAALMDYNILTMSVAPSDIHEAQVQFALERGLPAMLGILSTYRLPYPSRSFDMAHCSRCLVPWTKYEGQYLMEIDRVLRPGGYWVLSGPPISWKTSYKGWERERPDLENEQVALEDLARRLCWKKIAERGPIAVWRKPNNHMHCIQKLNTWKSLKLCGSSDPDSGWYREMESCITPLPTVNDVHDMSGGALPKWPKRLNTAPPRVRTQTVPGISVKDFDEDNQLWKKRVWYYTILLKSLRRGKYRNIMDMNAGLGSFAAALCKFPVWVMNVVPYDAKNQTLGIVYERGLIGTYMNWCEAFSTYPRTYDLIHAHGVFSMYMHKCNTLDILIEMHRILRPGGAVIIRDHVDVIVKLKDAVERLRWKAKVFHSEKGPFHPEKILLVDNSDIQAQHT; encoded by the exons ATGGCATTTCTTCAAAACCCACTCCATCAGAAGGGAAGATCCTTAATCCCACTCTTCTCCCTCGCCATCCTCtgctctctcttcttcttcctcggcTCCTACCCTCACCGCCAAACACCCTCCTCAAGCACCCCCTCCCTCCCCTGTCAGAACCTCCCCCTCAACTTCACAAGAAGAAACAATGACTTCTTCCCACCCCCACTTGACTTCTCATCCCACCACTCCCTCCCCCTGCCGGAAACCCCCAAGAAAGGCCACACC CTTGACTTTTGCCCCAAGAACTTCACCAACCACTGCCCCTGCCACGACCCTCACAGGGCAAAGCAGTTCTCGATCGACAAGTTCTTCTACAGGGAGAGGCACTGCCCGGAGAGCCAGGACGAGAAGCTGAGGTGTCTGATCCCGGTTCCTGTCGGGTACAGGACCCCCTTCGCTTGGCCCAAGAGCAGGGACTATGCCTGGTTCAGGAATGTTCCCTTCCCTAAGCTCACCGTGTATAAGAAGACCCAGAATTGGGTCAGATTGGAGGGCAAGGATAGGCTGTTCTTCCCTGGTGGAGGGACTTCTTTCCCTTTGGGGGCTAAGGGGTATGTTGATTTGATCAAGAGGGTCGTGCCCTTCAAGTCTGGGACTGTGAGGACAGTTCTTGATGTGGGTTGTGGG GTTGCTAGTTTTGGAGCTGCTCTAATGGATTACAATATCCTGACGATGTCTGTAGCTCCGAGTGACATCCATGAAGCTCAAGTGCAATTTGCATTGGAAAGAGGACTTCCTGCAATGCTCGGCATCCTAAGCACCTATAGGTTGCCTTACCCATCAAGGTCTTTTGACATGGCCCACTGCTCTCGCTGTCTCGTGCCATGGACTAAATATG AGGGGCAGTACTTGATGGAGATTGACAGGGTATTGAGACCTGGGGGTTACTGGGTGTTATCTGGCCCTCCCATCAGTTGGAAGACTAGCTATAAAGGTTGGGAAAGAGAGCGTCCAGACTTAGAAAATGAGCAGGTTGCCCTTGAAGATCTTGCAAGGAGGCTTTGCTGGAAGAAGATTGCTGAAAGAGGACCCATTGCAGTATGGAGAAAGCCGAACAATCATATGCATTGCATTCAGAAGTTGAACACTTGGAAGTCTCTGAAACTTTGTGGTTCATCTGATCCTGATTCTGGTTG GTACCGCGAGATGGAATCCTGTATTACTCCCCTTCCAACTGTTAATGATGTCCATGATATGTCTGGAGGCGCCCTCCCTAAATGGCCGAAAAGGTTGAACACTGCCCCTCCTCGAGTCAGAACTCAGACTGTACCAGGGATTTCTGTTAAGGACTTTGATGAGGATAATCAGTTGTGGAAGAAGAGAGTCTGGTACTATACAATCCTCCTTAAGTCTCTTCGACGTGGAAAATACCGGAATATCATGGACATGAATGCTGGGCTAGGCAGCTTTGCAGCTGCATTATGTAAGTTTCCTGTCTGGGTCATGAATGTTGTTCCCTACGATGCCAAAAACCAGACATTGGGCATCGTGTATGAGCGTGGTCTTATTGGAACATACATGAACTG GTGTGAGGCTTTCTCGACGTATCCTCGAACATATGATTTGATCCATGCACATGGTGTCTTCAGCATGTATATGCACAA ATGCAACACTCTTGACATTCTAATTGAGATGCATCGGATTCTCCGCCCTGGAGGAGCAGTCATAATAAGGGATCACGTCGACGTGATTGTGAAACTAAAAGATGCAGTCGAGAGATTGAGGTGGAAAGCCAAGGTTTTTCACAGCGAGAAAGGACCTTTCCATCCAGAGAAGATCCTTCTTGTCGATAATTCCGATATTCAAGCACAGCATACCTGA
- the LOC116214118 gene encoding plant UBX domain-containing protein 11 produces the protein MEQSLSSLTFKGSIPEAISEAKIQKKIFVVYISGEDADSIRMENSTWVYHKVSESISKYCILLQLAEGSADAANFSRIYPQNSVPCITAVGYNGVKIWQQEGFIDAENLASSLEKAWLSFHIQETTASVMAAALARTTSEPSTSQASPVTSNEEGSSLSAVPPPSDGHNQSSETTASLIIEEKRIDGKSVKEESTSLTEPVKEQSRSMVIETHDSGHDDQYSKMGNDCPSSEAKSKNLLEIPDGSSSTQVSSDFVQSNEKLGSVEPDSTQNLPSTSRSSDVHMNIRLPDGVSLQDKFPVMSTLRTVKDYVDENRADIGSYDLATPYPRKVFNDQDLSKSLAELELLGRQALIVVPRKSGRGNNSRRGASISYNQTDSSAPDLSSQNDEGYFTFVRRVLSYLNPFSYLGSGGSGGSSSSGQDSSAGTWENRPNPNLRDDYAAQERPYSRDFAPRDTIRSRRLTTSQFGSNIHTLKHDDDETRFRDRNSFWNGNSTQYGGNDDDRT, from the exons ATGGAACAGTCCCTCTCTTCCCTCACGTTCAAAGGTTCAATTCCAGAAGCTATTTCTGAAGCAAAGATACAGAAGAAGATCTTTGTTGTATACATCTCAG GTGAAGATGCAGACTCGATCCGCATGGAAAATTCTACTTGGGTATATCATAAA GTTTCAGAGTCGATATCAAAGTACTGCATTTTGCTCCAGTTAGCAGAGGGGAGTGCTGATGCTGCCAACTTTTCGAGGATAT ATCCTCAGAATTCTGTTCCTTGCATTACAGCTGTTGGTTATAACGGCGTTAAAATTTGGCAACAAG AGGGATTCATTGATGCTGAAAATCTTGCATCCAGTCTTGAGAAGGCATGGCTAAGTTTTCATATTCAG GAAACAACCGCCAGTGTTATGGCTGCAGCACTTGCTAGAACAACATCGGAACCATCAACTTCTCAAGCTTCCCCTGTAACCTCAAATGAGGAAGGTAGTTCCTTGAGTGCAGTTCCTCCTCCATCTGATGGCCATAACCAGTCATCTGAGACTACAGCATCTCTAATAATCGAGGAGAAAAGAATTGATGGAAAATCTGTCAAG GAGGAGTCGACATCTTTAACTGAACCAGTAAAAGAGCAATCGAGATCAATGGTGATTGAAACTCATGATTCTGGACATGATGATCAGTACTCCAAGATGGGAAATGACTGCCCTAGCTCTGAAGCAAAATCGAAGAATCTCTTAGAAATTCCAGATGGTTCAAGCTCCACACAAGTTTCATCGGATTTCGTTCAGTCCAATGAGAAGTTGGGTTCTGTTGAGCCAGATTCAACGCAAAATCTTCCCAGTACCAGCAGATCGAGTGATGTTCATATGAATATTCGATTGCCTGATGGGGTAAGCCTACAAGATAAGTTCCCGGTCATGAGCACTCTGAGGACAGTCAAAGATTATGTCGATGAAAATCGAGCCGATATTGGCTCCTATGACCTGGCGACTCCTTATCCTCGAAAAGTATTTAATGATCAAG ATTTGAGCAAATCATTAGCGGAATTGGAGCTGCTCGGCAGGCAAGCACTGATAGTAGTTCCTCGTAAGAGCGGCCGAGGCAATAATAGCAGAAGGGGTGCTTCCATTTCCTATAACCAAACAGATTCCTCTGCTCCTGACTTGTCCAGCCAGAATGATGAAGGATATTTTACATTTGTAAGAAGGGTTTTGTCTTACCTCAACCCTTTCTCTTATCTCGGCAGTGGTGGCAGTGGAGGCTCTTCTAGTTCAGGGCAGGACTCCAGTGCTGGCACATGGGAAAACC GACCGAACCCTAATCTTCGAGATGATTATGCAGCTCAAGAGAGACCATACTCTCGAGACTTTGCCCCTCGGGATACAATTAGAAGCAGGAGGCTGACAACTTCGCAATTTGGCAGCAACATACACACGCTCAAGCATGACGATGATGAAACTCGATTCAGGGACAGGAATTCCTTTTGGAACGGAAATTCTACGCAGTATGGAGGTAATGATGATGACCGCACATAG